In Microplitis demolitor isolate Queensland-Clemson2020A chromosome 10, iyMicDemo2.1a, whole genome shotgun sequence, the sequence AACCTTAATTAACCTTATACTTATTGACCcgcgatattttcatttactactaatttatttattacccgCAATAATATCTTTAATGAAAttggccaactacctttggcatttccacacactcacacacacaattgttaaaaatcgcttaaccttcgcgatgcttaattactaaattttccactaaaattagccaactacctttggcatttccacacacacgcacaataactttaaaaatcgcttaaccttcgcgatacttaattactaaagttTCCATTAAAAATCCTTATCTATTTTctctcactcactcactcagtcccctggacttattttacacacactgaatttttacaatataatttttcgacaaattttaaataaattaattaatttggaagtttaaataattattaattaatttattatttacttttaattttccttaatttattattattcttgtaTCACTTTTATGACCAATTTTTTGTTCTCCAAATTTTAGAAACTTATTACTCAGTAATTTCCATCAACACGTTACCAAATTATTCAAACTCAAAGTTCAccaattcaatttatatacttttcacGTGCTCCTTCCAGGTACTTCTAttatcacaataattattgttatttcatttccttgatttctttaattaattattttatttaactaattaattttccataattttacttaattaaattatctcagTGACCTTGACcctttttataacttttatcaagacaatttactgttaatttgatttataattattttatttgtttttatcatttaaattacttataattaattaatattatcgacTAGCAATTCGTGACTAGATTTGACAGTTTTCCGGTGAGTGAGTTCCACGATtcacctggaaacttctagaataattccggctacctgcctggaaatattttactaacgcaatggctccggctacctgcctggagtttattaattaattattttatatagtttaattccgggtttaaattattaattttcgctttatgaatttaattattcgaattatgagtaaaaaattttcgaacgCTAAGACGCGACGCTACCAGACGTACGacgatgtattaattaaaattttccggcttcctgtctggaaaaattttaaataaatacctttacAACAAATTAACTCTCTGGTTCCTTTCTCGTCGTTGTGTTTATCTTGGTCTCGTCCTGGTCTGGTCTggtaattgtaaattttccgtCTCGTTCCAGTATTTGTCCCTTGTCTCTCTCTTATCTCTGAACTCTCCTCTACCCGTTCTCTCCTTCAACCTGCTTaatcagacgcaatcagtaaTATTCAGAAGAGATACCGGCTGACCGCCTGGTATCTGATaaaagatttgaataatttatcgctCGGTTCCACAGTAAAACACAAGctctcaattaaataattttacctaaTATAAACTCGCAGCGTCTAAATATCGGCGGTAATAATGGAGCCTTATCATAGCGTCTCCTCAGCTGTTGAACTTTTCCTCTCGCCTCGACTAGGTCCGTTCGGTCTCGTCGTTCCGGTCActaatgcccgattctcgtttCGGTCCCAGTTTATAATTGCTTGCTCCCTTCTTGACTTCGGTTGTCCTTTCTCTCCTACTTAAGTCTAAGTGGGGTTGACGGTCGAgcaattgaaatttccacttccggacgactagtcgctacctacccggaataccctcggtggtaatgtcacatgaccgacagtacacataatagattttattttgaacttaATTAAACGCGGTAAATTCggatttaccccgttacatacggaccaaaaaaaatttcgacgttctaattagcaaatggtctaactccatttcagaaaatcctacatttatgcgaaaaaaaggaagttaaaaattttttttcatcgaaaaATCAATTCCATATCtagtatatgtatagtatttttgtcaaggttactcaaatgattttttcactGACTATTAGTATCTGAAAATTTCACAGAATCAcctatgaaaaataatcagttagacacgttgctaattagaacgtcgatTTCTTGATTCATTcctataaaacaaattgttaTCTTAACAATTTAAGtcgttaattatttcaaattacccaataattaataataataaaaggagATCGAGGGCTTCTAGGAGTAGGCCAGGTGCCGATCCATTATCCAGCTGATTATCGGGCGGTCTGCCAAGAGCAGGGGAATATTTTctgaaagttttttatttttaataaataatcaatagctcgcattaaatatttaaataacttaccCTCGTAACGCATCTCAGCATGGCAAATGTCTTCACCATCGGAATTTTGAAATCTGATGCTGTAGCATTTTACATACTGTTTCTTACCATTCGACAACACTAATCGGCTGGAGTGTGTGGTTCATAAATATAGACATCACTGAGAAAAACCAATCCAGATATGGCTATGTATGGTcatattcatcatatatatgttaaCCTAGTcaaatataatcatgcatAAGTCATGTATAATCTTAAAGAGTTTAAAACATCGATCAATGTTTTGAGCTAATGAACGGTGAAAAGTTTTTGGGTTAGCTCCAAGAGCTACTTATtttctacattttttattttttgttataaagatatacttttatttaaaaaaaaattttgttcaattttagttaatgaataattattcaattttatttatttttaaacttaccaTTGTTACACTGATAAATTggttaataatattgatggataattatttatcatcttctcatatacttgaattaaattaaatacttctgaactatttttcaaaaatacattgaacttattattttaattattcattttggttttttttctataaacataaaaattttatactttacatttaaaagaataaaatttttctgacaaacttttattacaatttctaGGTTATGAATGTTGAGATATAATTGCCTAGCAAtgaatgtgaatgtagcagacatcggacaaatttaaaattattaataaaaagagTAAATAACGAACaaaataagattaaaaaataatacgtttGATTATtagctttatttatttataattttaaaattgcctGAGATCCGCTACATTCTCACTCGTGCCTAGCAACAAAACATACaaccatatatttttaataacttggtaaaaattaagtttctgaaaaagtatatataatttttttttatagaatatcAAGTTCTCTGTTAATTtgcgtttaaaaatttaggtCCTGTCAAaatgtgaagaaaaaaataaagaaaatatttataacgatttataaaatttattttttattaattctcaaTTTATACTcatattcaatattttgtttatttcgataagatttataataaaaaatttatttatttatcaagatttattcttttatttaaaaattataataatacttttaatgatcgctgaataattaaataaatttttttttattaattttatagtaggaaataatattaatataatttatcattattaaatcaatcaattaatattaataattaatttatataaatttgacaaAATTCTTACTACTgagtacatttaattattattattataattattatgcttttatattaacttttttcttgcttttttacaattaactGTGCGtgaagttttattaatttattccgATAGAATAAATCATCTCTAAACAATtagtagtaattaataataaaactaataatcaaaacttgatcatttttttaattttagcatatttgaaataaaacgaaaagtttataatatttaaaaataataattataatttaaataattgatgaattattattaatttttttttttatataattataggaaatattttaaaagtataatttatcattattaaattaatcaattaataatgatagtttattcatgaacatttttaaaatcttttatcaGTCAGTagatttgtaattattataattcttatgctttcatataaatttttttttcatacaatttattGCACGAAGTAGAAAGCTTAGTTAACTCGGTCCTACAGAATAAgtcgtatttttaaaatttgttaataatttataataaaattaatcattaaaaatgtcccgataattttttcaactcaaatttttcaatttaaaaaaaaatacatcatatttaaattaaataatcataatttttgaaattgtagaataattataagttttttttttaatcaattcaatCGTTGGAAAcattataaaagtatattttgtaATCACTAAATCAATCAtcttataataatcattaatttacgaaaatttcatacatatttatccacaaatatatttaatgattattagtattattattattgttatgattcttattgttattatcattattattgtttttatttttattatactttcaTATAATTGTTTGTTCGGATtgaatctatataaatattgaaaaataaaaattaagattttttccTAAAAAGGGGGTAACTGAGGTGATACTTGAAATGGAACTCCTTGGCACTGCGCAACAAATTGCACTTGGGGTTGGTTGCGAATGTAATACAGAGAAGTCTGATGATACTAAGGCACGGGGATCTGAAATCCGGGCCCTGATTGATAATTCGGCCAAGTGTATTGAATTACAGGCTGATAGGCAGGTACCAGTTGAATTTGTAcctgctgattttttttaaccgaaGGATTAATCTTTCccggatttttttataccgGTTGATCGTCAATCATCAgcttctttgttttttttttccatttggcGGAGTCTTTTTTTCATGGCTTGAAAAGCACTGGTAGATGGAGCACCCGCTGATGTGAATGGAGCAGGTGCAGTACATGAAGAAGGTACACTGCCAGAAGTTGATGGAATTACTGGATTCACTACACCTTGATGATGGTGAGCAAAAACGATTGGTGGTGTGTTACCATTAGCAGCACTGGTTGAAACAGAAGTTGATGGATTCCCAGGATTCAATCCACCTTGATGACCTTGAGCAATAATAATTGGTGTACCACCATTAGCAGCACTAGTTGAGGTAGCTGATGAGTTTACTGGATTCAATCCACCTTGATGACCTTGAGCAATAATAATTGGTGGTGTGCCACCATTAGCAGCATTAGTTAAGGCAGAAGTTGAGGGATTCCCAGGATTCATTTCACCTGGAAGATTCTGAGCAACGATTGGTGGTGTGCTGCCATTAGCAGCACTGGTTGATGCAGAAGTTGATGGATTCCCAGGATTCAATCGACCTTGAGTATTCTGAGTAACAACGCTTGCTGGTGATCCACCATTAGCAAGCCCAGTTGGCCCAGAACCAGAAGCTGATGGAATTACTGGATATCTCTGACctgcaatatttaaaataaaactcgtgttctatttatagaatttttgcAGTCACAGCTGACCTACCTCTGGATTGTAATAACGTTGAAGAATTACGGACGACCGATGAATATGAACGAGACCCTCGTATTGTCATCTGGCTTGGGCGATAGGAAACTGGTCCTCTTTTTGTTTGACCTCACGCTCGTTTCCCAAgtcctaaaaattataatacacagaaaaaagaaTACTTTGGCTTAAGAATTATTTCCttgatacaaaaatattttttgcaatcaagaaaatattttcttcgtctaagaaattttttttttgcaaaaaaaaataatttttgtaaacttaaattgtttttacttGTTTTCTATATtgcagaaaaatattttcaagtccAAAAAATGATTCCTAAGATAAGGTATTCTATTTTTTCTGGGTAACTTGTTTTTTCGTGTGAGACAGAgctctaattaaaataaaaatttgacaactatttattattattattattattatttaataattatcaatgaattttgaatttattgtttaattattctctgttaattaacttttttaagttaaattatactgccaatttatttattatttattttttttttttttgagtcaataaatcaaaattatcaacaattagAACAGCCAtcgagagtaaaaaaaaacatattagaAAATAGTGAGTAGcataaaagaaagaaattttaaacatattGGCTTTGGacttttttcgtatttttccaaaaaaaaattaataagtaaaaaatctgGACATTTTATACGGAAAATCATTGcccaagaaaaaataattaaaatctaattaattcTACAGCGATCTGCTTTTCCCATTATTTAGATTCATCTTAAGCCGAGTAGATAAATCCAAGTTAATAGAGATCTTTAAAGATCTCTtttgatctaaaattttcgaaaagtTTCTTTTTTCGTAAAGCTTTTAAATCTTCATAAAAATCGGAATTTTCAGCTATTTtagtttagtaatttttcattttatttattgatcatCGTAAATCTAAGAAATAGAAAAACCGAATCTCCGTAGATCTTAACTGTAGGTGGGATTTAGATCGCTGtagatctaaattattttttttgaagaaacgACCCTAGTAAACAAAgcacgaaataaaaataataattttataatttttggggttgaattgaatttaaattactgcaaacttttaataaaagttattatcaataaaaaaaaaattattgcaatctaatgagaaaacaaaaaaaatctgataagatatttttttcgtaattaaattaagtaaaaatagacGACCGTTGACGAGTCAACAATATGCAAGCGCGAGTCGACTCACTCTCCGACCTCCACTTAAAAAATCCTCTAATAAAATggaaaatcataaataagtcATCAACAATAGTTCATCGCGCT encodes:
- the LOC106693140 gene encoding uncharacterized protein LOC106693140; translated protein: MTIRGSRSYSSVVRNSSTLLQSRGQRYPVIPSASGSGPTGLANGGSPASVVTQNTQGRLNPGNPSTSASTSAANGSTPPIVAQNLPGEMNPGNPSTSALTNAANGGTPPIIIAQGHQGGLNPVNSSATSTSAANGGTPIIIAQGHQGGLNPGNPSTSVSTSAANGNTPPIVFAHHHQGVVNPVIPSTSGSVPSSCTAPAPFTSAGAPSTSAFQAMKKRLRQMEKKNKEADD